CGTCGTCCCGCCCGCCGGGCCGCTCGGCCGTCAGCAGTCACGCAGCTCGGGGGACTGGTTGAGCAGCTGCCCGCGGGTCGAGATGAACCGCTGGTACGCCTCCGAGCCGACCGCCGACAGCCGGAACGCGGCCACCCGGTGGCAGTTCTGGAACGCGAGCTTGACCGCGAAGTGCCGCTCCAGGGCCCCCCGGATGGCGTCGCTGGCCAGCGCCCGCAGCAACTGGCCCCGCTCCGCCTCGCTCGGCGGCGGGACCACGTTGTCGGCGAAGTCCACCTCGGACGCCCGCAGGTCGTCGACGACCCGGGTGACCAGCTGCCAGGCGTACGGCAGGGAGTCGCGGACGCAGGTGACGAACTCGGCGTCGTCCACGGGGCCGGACTCGGCGGCGTCCAGCAGGGCGGGTGGGACGGTGAGCGACATGCACTCCTCCTCAGTGTCAAAACGACAACCATTGCCATCAGGCGGTGCGGAGTGAGCACATCACGTCACGCAGGGTGGCGTCAACGACCGTCGGCCGGGAAACGCCGGAACACCGGCCGCAGCCGCCGGCCGTCCACCCGGCCGAGCCAGCCCCCGTCGAGAACGGGCGCTATTGCTGCGGCAGGTGGGTCGAGCGGCCGAGGTAGGTGACCGGG
This genomic interval from Micromonospora coxensis contains the following:
- a CDS encoding SCO5389 family protein, with product MSLTVPPALLDAAESGPVDDAEFVTCVRDSLPYAWQLVTRVVDDLRASEVDFADNVVPPPSEAERGQLLRALASDAIRGALERHFAVKLAFQNCHRVAAFRLSAVGSEAYQRFISTRGQLLNQSPELRDC